CCTCGCGCTGCTCGCCCTCGAGCGCGGCTACCGCGTGCTCTATCGCGAGGCACACGCGCTGCTCGAGGAGCTGCCCGGGCCGCGCGAGCTCGGCGATCGTGCCCGGCTCCTCGCCCAGCTGCGCGGCGCGGAGCTGCTCGTCATCGACGATCTGTTCCTGCGCCGCCTGCCCAAGGCCGCCGGCGACGAACTCGCCGACGTCCTGATGAGCCGTTACGAGAAGGCCTCGACCATCGTGACCTCCAACCGCCCGATCGACGACTGGCCGGCGCTGCTCGGCGACGTCGTGGTGGTCGCGCCGCTGCTCGATCGGCTCATGCACCACGGCCACCTGCTCAAGTTCGACGGCCGCAGCTGGCGCCTCAAGCACGCCGCCGAGCGACTTGCCAAGCGAACCAGCAACGCGTAACCATCCACCCGTCCCGTCACATCACCCGGGGGACTTTGACCTGGCCACGGGTGGGGGAAGTTGAACTGGCCGCCGGGGCCTATGCCATCGCGGCCTGCGAGAAAA
Above is a genomic segment from bacterium containing:
- a CDS encoding ATP-binding protein — translated: MPMTLIELQKALRGLRLSGMSATLEARALQVAAHEYDFLEAFSWLVQDELDRRRSRLLERRYTGSGLSERLSLTTLEWSYNPKLPRRDVLELGTLRFLDAREDVLLIGKPGTGKSHVAKSLALLALERGYRVLYREAHALLEELPGPRELGDRARLLAQLRGAELLVIDDLFLRRLPKAAGDELADVLMSRYEKASTIVTSNRPIDDWPALLGDVVVVAPLLDRLMHHGHLLKFDGRSWRLKHAAERLAKRTSNA